From Candidatus Tectomicrobia bacterium:
ATCGGATTATTTCAAAATCCGAACCAGGAATCACTGGACAGTGCCATCGGCGAGGATCCACCTCCCGTTCAGATAGAGTTCGCCGGCCGAATGCCGGGGATGGGGTCGCGCGCCGCACATCCCGCGGATTTTCTCCGGATGAAAACGATTGTCCAGGCGCTCGGCGATCTCGAAGCCAATGCGCGCCGGGACCCCGCCGCGCGGCGCGGGGCCGGGAGGGCGGCCGCCCCATGCATGCGGAAGCCCCCTCCCTCCCGGATCAGGCCGGAGGCCTTTCCCCGCTTCGGCTGAAAACACACGGCCGGGGGAATCCATGGGCTTGTTGTTCTGCCCGAGGTCCTTTTTTGCTAATATTCACCCCCTCATCGATGCCGGTTCGACAAGCTCTTCTTGGCGCGGGGGCGCGCCGGCTGGTGCGCGGAGGAACTCGGCTGGCGGAGCAAGATCGCCGGGCCCGCCTGACGTTTGGAGGAATTCCCGAAAGGTATGCAATCCCCTGGGAGGAATTGAGATGAAGAAATATCTGAGTCCTTATCGCACGCGATGGATTCTATTGGCGTCAATTCTCGCTGGGGCGTTCCTGCCGACGGAGTCAGGATATGCACAAGGGGGGAACGATACTATCGTCGTCGCCCATGAGGCCGCGGTTCCCAACCTTGATCCCGCTCAGGCACTTGGGCTGCACTCCTTGCGGGTCATCCGTTTCATCTCCGAGGGTTTGGTGACGACGAAAAAGGACGAACCTGAAGTGTCGCCTCTCTTGGCGAAGTCGTGGGACATTTCTCCGAACGGCCTCGAATGGACGTTCCACCTCCAAGAAAACGTTCGGTTCCATGACGGGGAACCGCTGACCGCCGAGGCGGTGAAGTACAGCTACGAGCGCTTCATGGACCCCAAGCATCCCGAGTATAAGTGCGGCAAATGGACTTTCGTCGTGGGTTATGCGCGACCCATCAAGCGAATCGATGTCGTCAACGCTCATACGGTGAAGCTCGTCCTTCACTACAAACATGCCGGCTTCCTCGGCTATCTCTCCAATGTGAACTTCGGAATTGTCAGCCCCAAAGCGGCGAAACAATCGTGCAACGACTTTGGCTCCAAGCCCGTGGGGACGGGCACCTACAGGCTCGAGACTTGGCAGCGCGGGGTGAAACTCTCCCTGATTCGCAATGAGCACTACTGGGGCAAGAAGGGTGCTCCAAAACGGATCATCTTCCGGCCCGTGCCCGAGGAACAAACACGCGTCGCCGAACTTCTTTCGGGCGGTGTTGATGTGATCGTCCCGGTCTTCCCGGATTCCATCCCCCAAGTTGAGAAAAACAAGGATACCCGGATCATCAAGGTGCCCGGCCTCACAATCTGGTATGTGGCCTTGAACCTCGACAGGAAGATCTTCCAGAATCAAAAAGTCCGCCAAGCTCTCAATTATGCGATTGACCGGGAGGCCATCGTCCGCGATGTGCTCAAGAACACCGGTATCGTGGCCACTCAGGCGGTCCATCCCTCAAGCTGGGGGCACAACCCCAATGCGCGCAAGTACCCGTACGATCCTGAAAGAGCGAAAAAACTTCTGGCGGAAGCCGGTTTCCCAAATGGATTTTCTTTGAAGTTGTGGGCGCCGACGTCCGGCTCGGGCATGCAACTTCCGAAAGAGATGGCCCAGGTCATACAGGCTAACCTCGCTGCCATCGGCGTCCAAACAAAACTCGAAGTCTTCGAATGGGGAACCTACCTGGCAAAAGTGCGGGAGAAACAACGCTCTTTCGATATGGCGGCCATGTCCTGGTATCAGAAGGTGAGAGACCCGGATGTTACCCTTTATCCTCTTTTCTACTCGAAGAATGTCCCCTTCGTGAATCTGATGAAGTACAACAATCCGGAGGTCGACCGGCTTCTTGGTGAGGCCCGCGAGGTCTTCGACGAGGGGAAGCGCAAAGTCATTTACCAGAAAATCGTGGAGATCGTGAACGAGGAGGTTCCCTGGATTCCGATAGATCATCAGTACGAGGTGGTGGGCGTGCGCGCCAATGTGCACGGAGTATCCATGAATCCCAATGGGTGGCTCCTCTCGCTTGAAGACGCATATAAGAAATAAACCGAGCGAAACCGGCGGGCTACCGGCCGGCGCGGAAAAGGAAAAACCCGGAGGGTGATAACCTCGGCGAAACGTGGAGCTACGCCCGAAGGCGCGGGTCGAGTGCGTCCCGCAGGCCGTCGCCCACGAGGTTGAAAGCCAGGGCGACGCCGAATATCGCCAGCCCGGGCAAGGTGGCGACATGGGGTGCGACGGCCAGATAGTTCCGTCCGTCGGCCAGCATCGAGCCCCAATCCGCCGTTGGGGGCTGAGTTCCCAGGCCGAGGAAGCTCAGGCTTGCGGTGGCGATGATCTTGGCCCCGACATCGAGGCTCACCATGACGATGATGGGAGCGGTGATGTTCGGGAGGATGTGCCGGGAGAGAATGAGGCGGTGACTCGCGCCCAGTGCCTTGGCGGCTTCGACATATTCCTGCTCCCGGACGGAAAGAATCGCCCCGCGCGCGAGCCTCGCGTATTGGGGAATGCCCACGACGGCGATCGCAAGCATGGCGTTCCAGAGACCCGGGCCGAGCGCGCCCACGAGCGCGATGGCCAAGAGGATAAACGGGAAGGCCATCACGACATCCACCAGCCGCATCACAAT
This genomic window contains:
- a CDS encoding ABC transporter permease, giving the protein MRIESVPSAPLFSEGARLLVRWITRYWVAASLAVMLIALAAVVLSVPLLPLVNPDKINTIQRLKPPFALSEHPLGTDGFGRDMLSRLIWGGRISLLMGFCSAFLSMIFGVFLGLVAGYGTQRIDAIVMRLVDVVMAFPFILLAIALVGALGPGLWNAMLAIAVVGIPQYARLARGAILSVREQEYVEAAKALGASHRLILSRHILPNITAPIIVMVSLDVGAKIIATASLSFLGLGTQPPTADWGSMLADGRNYLAVAPHVATLPGLAIFGVALAFNLVGDGLRDALDPRLRA
- a CDS encoding ABC transporter substrate-binding protein: MKKYLSPYRTRWILLASILAGAFLPTESGYAQGGNDTIVVAHEAAVPNLDPAQALGLHSLRVIRFISEGLVTTKKDEPEVSPLLAKSWDISPNGLEWTFHLQENVRFHDGEPLTAEAVKYSYERFMDPKHPEYKCGKWTFVVGYARPIKRIDVVNAHTVKLVLHYKHAGFLGYLSNVNFGIVSPKAAKQSCNDFGSKPVGTGTYRLETWQRGVKLSLIRNEHYWGKKGAPKRIIFRPVPEEQTRVAELLSGGVDVIVPVFPDSIPQVEKNKDTRIIKVPGLTIWYVALNLDRKIFQNQKVRQALNYAIDREAIVRDVLKNTGIVATQAVHPSSWGHNPNARKYPYDPERAKKLLAEAGFPNGFSLKLWAPTSGSGMQLPKEMAQVIQANLAAIGVQTKLEVFEWGTYLAKVREKQRSFDMAAMSWYQKVRDPDVTLYPLFYSKNVPFVNLMKYNNPEVDRLLGEAREVFDEGKRKVIYQKIVEIVNEEVPWIPIDHQYEVVGVRANVHGVSMNPNGWLLSLEDAYKK